From Curtobacterium sp. SGAir0471, the proteins below share one genomic window:
- a CDS encoding 7-carboxy-7-deazaguanine synthase QueE: protein MRDRLHVSEIFTSLQGEGPSLGEYAVFLRLGRCNLSCSWCDTAYSWDWTRFNEAEEITSMPISDVVAHVLAINPRPSLLVVSGGEPLLQQPALTRLLVTLNEAAPELRVEFETNGTIRPSRMLATRANRFVVSPKLSNSDVPLERRIRPETLRTFATADANAFKFVVSNVEDVSEVVALSREVGFSRNRVWLMPEGATERQQQRSMRLLADAAIKEGFNFTPRLQVILWGDERGT from the coding sequence ATGAGAGACCGATTACACGTTTCGGAGATTTTCACCTCCCTGCAGGGCGAGGGGCCGAGCCTGGGCGAGTACGCCGTATTTCTTCGACTGGGGCGATGCAACCTCAGCTGCAGCTGGTGTGACACCGCCTACTCGTGGGACTGGACGCGGTTCAACGAAGCGGAGGAGATCACCTCGATGCCGATCAGCGACGTAGTCGCGCACGTGCTGGCCATCAACCCGCGACCGTCTCTTCTCGTTGTCTCGGGTGGAGAGCCGCTTCTGCAGCAACCCGCGCTAACGCGACTTCTCGTGACGCTGAACGAGGCAGCGCCCGAATTGCGGGTGGAATTCGAGACTAATGGCACTATTCGCCCATCCCGCATGCTCGCTACGCGAGCAAACCGATTCGTCGTGTCACCTAAATTGAGTAACAGCGACGTGCCTCTCGAGCGCCGGATACGGCCGGAGACCCTTCGGACGTTCGCCACGGCCGACGCAAACGCCTTCAAGTTCGTAGTGTCGAATGTCGAGGATGTCTCTGAGGTCGTGGCTCTCAGCCGAGAGGTCGGTTTCTCGCGAAATCGGGTGTGGTTGATGCCAGAAGGAGCGACTGAACGTCAGCAGCAGCGATCGATGCGCCTCCTCGCCGACGCGGCAATCAAGGAGGGTTTCAACTTCACGCCGCGCCTGCAGGTCATCCTTTGGGGTGACGAGCGCGGTACATGA
- a CDS encoding tetratricopeptide repeat protein, translating into MFTGAGVSMGPPTALPSGADLTAVAWQAVRESLPDYQAVLSDAAEVISTPTASDDGGLRLEHLMNLIDRVRADRPLVEIYDLVKGGQPNELHALIAELPAQVATVNMDLLHEAASPGGVNVMHLHGDVDHEDRISTTIEQYLIGVPDALAEPFVDAIAGRRVLVVGWGSRDLDIVELFLRHPPAAVHLIQHGSAETQDPQLSDPARIFLQRVAAQTRHGAAPEVTWQQADATELLRTAMGREQERLHPADAPRRRDWPVPERAAQALGTLSESARVAAAIRVLFASGEHEAVIRMAVLARRRGASNDEIETNRGRSLRKQGQHRAALMAFLSLRGRENGPRPRPHPNEISALLPAFGLQRASTIFDTALVARAVRRGQRAEEVLPLARRVQLLNVRGRIRDTAFDAERVWQLSNSLGPLGLGNQIDAITWSADALKLQGRFEEAIRRISEASDRIPYSNPSQSAWAMWKLAELQLLAGRPAEALQTLDRALPDVRRAAEASIRFWMLSTRADAERTVDPTAARGHLAEAARINPRDPESHAYFRLIAGSLDAAEGRHSSATQHLLAVTRMARSPLRPIATALVAAKLIRIAFASSPSAHELRRIARRSYRIGLDGGGQRAASMLLAFEDGEDLTQFLALPILM; encoded by the coding sequence GTGTTCACCGGCGCCGGAGTCTCCATGGGACCGCCGACCGCATTGCCGTCCGGAGCGGATCTGACGGCTGTGGCCTGGCAAGCGGTCCGCGAATCGCTACCTGATTACCAGGCCGTGCTTAGCGATGCGGCGGAGGTGATTTCGACCCCGACCGCGTCCGATGATGGCGGCCTGCGCCTCGAACACCTCATGAATCTCATTGATCGGGTGCGCGCAGATCGTCCGCTGGTCGAAATCTACGACCTCGTGAAGGGTGGGCAGCCCAACGAACTGCACGCGCTGATCGCTGAGCTTCCTGCCCAGGTAGCGACGGTCAACATGGACCTTCTGCACGAGGCAGCAAGCCCTGGTGGCGTGAACGTGATGCATCTCCACGGTGACGTCGACCACGAGGACCGGATCTCGACCACGATCGAGCAGTACCTCATCGGGGTTCCGGACGCACTTGCGGAGCCCTTTGTTGACGCCATCGCGGGTCGTCGCGTCCTTGTCGTCGGCTGGGGCTCCCGCGATCTCGACATCGTCGAACTGTTCCTCCGCCACCCTCCCGCAGCGGTACATCTGATTCAGCACGGAAGTGCAGAAACGCAAGATCCGCAGTTGAGTGACCCTGCACGGATCTTCCTGCAACGCGTTGCAGCTCAGACCCGGCATGGGGCAGCGCCCGAGGTGACGTGGCAGCAGGCGGACGCCACCGAACTGCTTCGCACCGCAATGGGCCGCGAGCAGGAACGGCTGCACCCGGCCGATGCTCCGCGCCGCCGCGACTGGCCCGTGCCCGAACGGGCCGCGCAGGCGCTCGGCACCCTCTCCGAATCAGCGCGAGTAGCTGCCGCCATCCGTGTGCTTTTCGCATCCGGCGAGCACGAGGCGGTCATTCGGATGGCCGTCCTGGCTCGACGGCGCGGTGCAAGCAACGACGAGATCGAGACGAACCGCGGCCGATCCCTACGGAAACAGGGCCAGCACCGAGCCGCGCTGATGGCGTTCCTCTCCCTGCGCGGACGGGAAAACGGACCTAGGCCACGACCGCACCCGAACGAGATATCTGCTCTGCTCCCAGCGTTTGGACTACAGCGCGCCAGCACCATCTTCGACACTGCGCTAGTGGCGCGGGCCGTACGTCGCGGCCAACGCGCGGAGGAGGTGTTGCCGCTGGCACGGCGAGTGCAACTGCTGAACGTGCGCGGGCGGATTCGCGACACGGCGTTCGACGCGGAACGAGTCTGGCAGTTGAGTAACTCACTAGGGCCCCTTGGGCTCGGCAATCAGATCGACGCAATCACGTGGTCCGCAGACGCGCTGAAGCTGCAGGGTCGCTTCGAGGAAGCGATCCGGCGCATCAGCGAGGCATCCGACCGGATCCCGTACAGCAACCCATCGCAGTCGGCATGGGCGATGTGGAAACTGGCGGAATTGCAGCTCCTCGCCGGCCGGCCGGCGGAGGCGCTACAGACGCTCGACAGGGCCCTGCCGGACGTCCGGCGGGCGGCGGAGGCTTCTATCCGTTTCTGGATGCTCAGCACCCGAGCGGACGCAGAGCGAACCGTTGACCCTACCGCCGCGCGCGGACATCTCGCGGAGGCGGCGCGGATCAATCCCCGCGATCCGGAGTCCCACGCGTACTTCCGGCTGATCGCGGGCTCCTTAGACGCGGCCGAAGGGCGACACAGCTCCGCAACTCAGCACCTCCTCGCCGTTACCCGGATGGCTCGTTCCCCGTTGCGGCCTATCGCGACCGCGCTGGTGGCTGCGAAGCTCATCCGGATCGCGTTCGCATCAAGCCCGAGCGCCCATGAGTTGCGTCGCATCGCGCGTCGCTCGTACCGCATCGGTTTAGATGGGGGCGGTCAGCGGGCCGCTTCGATGCTTCTGGCGTTTGAGGATGGCGAGGACCTCACGCAGTTCCTGGCGCTTCCCATCCTCATGTGA
- a CDS encoding HAD family hydrolase has protein sequence MKPVLRCDLGRPRALLFDLDGTIVDTETAFRDSWLRAGYEYGLQASALDVDKVAAKQLDGLSTAEALFGIHEESLLVAIAGFAHDYRQKARKTLELLPGVEDFILSARGSSVRTALVTNAPAWRVQEVFAGVKLTTGLDLATLFDVVVHSHHRARPKPAPDLYEEAVRLLDVPPAVALAFEDSVTGLAAATSAGVRCVHILQDCGRSRCIRYAAACFPNFMTAAAHTEEGSM, from the coding sequence ATGAAACCGGTGTTGCGTTGCGATCTGGGGCGCCCGAGGGCCTTACTTTTCGATCTCGACGGGACAATCGTCGACACGGAAACCGCCTTTCGTGATTCCTGGTTACGAGCGGGATATGAATACGGGCTGCAAGCAAGCGCCCTTGACGTTGACAAGGTGGCGGCGAAACAGCTCGACGGCTTATCGACGGCCGAAGCTTTGTTTGGAATCCACGAGGAAAGTCTTCTTGTCGCGATCGCGGGGTTCGCGCACGACTATCGCCAGAAGGCGAGGAAGACGCTCGAGCTTTTGCCAGGCGTGGAGGACTTCATACTGAGCGCTCGCGGTAGCTCGGTTCGAACTGCACTCGTCACAAACGCCCCAGCCTGGCGCGTCCAAGAAGTTTTCGCAGGAGTGAAATTGACGACTGGACTGGATCTAGCCACCCTCTTCGACGTTGTCGTTCACTCCCATCACCGAGCACGTCCCAAGCCGGCTCCTGATCTCTACGAGGAGGCGGTGCGACTTCTCGATGTGCCGCCCGCCGTCGCTTTGGCATTTGAAGACTCCGTTACTGGCCTCGCCGCCGCGACCTCAGCGGGGGTGCGCTGCGTGCATATCCTGCAGGATTGCGGCCGAAGTCGCTGCATCAGGTACGCGGCTGCGTGCTTCCCTAACTTCATGACGGCAGCAGCGCACACCGAAGAGGGGTCAATGTGA
- a CDS encoding glycosyltransferase family 2 protein, which produces MSRKSQPIHFLTSDGTTERRTRAALTPAPELTQDLDARLQRIAIVIPVLNDRRVHQCLDSIRNDLVSVVIVSNGSTNEFNEELRQIERPNVTIITSRTAGIGPAYNLGIAQTDKPWILLMDADCTFEPGAVEALAAGMDLADFVRGRVVFDEKSIETSIPARARRFTEDALHSRRITAYSPPLLYRKDVVALMGGYHFDDRLAWREDREFELRRRSAGIAIAFAMAGVIHHAPLRIAADLRSLRSYGRSEAVGRALGLFPAEPARSRAAKTLRTAWRVLYRDHAPDAAAYIFVRRLAFSIGRLEQMWTIRMQNAQDGSIVSNALYPRRDRRG; this is translated from the coding sequence GTGAGCCGTAAGAGCCAGCCTATCCATTTCCTCACTTCTGACGGCACGACCGAGCGACGAACTCGCGCAGCACTGACCCCTGCACCAGAACTCACGCAAGACCTAGACGCTCGGTTGCAGCGGATTGCCATCGTCATACCCGTCCTGAACGACCGACGGGTACATCAATGCCTCGATTCCATTCGAAACGATCTTGTTTCGGTGGTGATCGTGTCCAATGGGAGTACCAACGAGTTCAACGAAGAGCTGCGGCAGATTGAACGGCCGAATGTTACGATTATCACTTCACGCACGGCCGGAATTGGGCCTGCCTATAATCTCGGGATAGCACAGACGGACAAACCCTGGATTCTCCTGATGGACGCGGATTGCACGTTTGAGCCAGGCGCAGTGGAAGCGCTGGCGGCAGGCATGGATCTCGCGGACTTCGTGCGTGGGCGGGTTGTGTTCGATGAGAAATCTATTGAGACCTCTATACCTGCCAGGGCCCGCAGGTTCACGGAGGACGCACTGCATTCGCGCCGGATAACGGCGTATAGCCCACCTCTGCTATACCGCAAAGACGTCGTTGCGCTAATGGGCGGATACCATTTTGATGATCGGCTAGCATGGAGAGAAGACCGGGAGTTCGAGCTCCGGCGGCGCTCAGCGGGAATCGCCATCGCGTTCGCCATGGCGGGCGTGATACACCACGCACCCTTGAGGATCGCAGCGGATCTTCGGAGTCTTCGGTCATATGGACGAAGTGAAGCTGTGGGCCGAGCACTCGGACTCTTTCCAGCTGAACCCGCCCGATCGCGTGCTGCTAAGACTCTCCGCACCGCTTGGCGAGTGCTCTACCGAGATCACGCACCGGACGCAGCGGCGTACATCTTCGTTCGAAGGCTGGCGTTCAGCATCGGTCGTCTGGAGCAGATGTGGACGATTCGCATGCAGAACGCTCAAGATGGCAGCATCGTATCGAATGCTTTGTACCCTCGGAGAGATAGACGTGGGTGA
- a CDS encoding NUDIX hydrolase encodes MDKKFDQDLFKPVHWPWAQVRVRFWRTMPDPEYIQSVHLVCIVDDAAGSIVIVREAAGPFTLPGGTREPAETLEDCARRELVEEAGVTAVGQFHWVGAHVGIGYKDRPYRDHLPHPLKAWAWGVVRVTHTGNPSNPPGAEQIVEVRNEPIENAKKLLAERDYWYPALVDEAVAHLRQQ; translated from the coding sequence ATGGACAAGAAGTTCGACCAGGATCTCTTCAAACCTGTTCATTGGCCGTGGGCCCAAGTTCGTGTCCGCTTTTGGAGGACGATGCCGGACCCGGAGTATATTCAAAGCGTCCATCTCGTCTGCATTGTAGACGATGCTGCAGGATCAATCGTGATCGTGCGCGAAGCCGCAGGTCCGTTCACCCTGCCAGGTGGCACACGAGAACCGGCCGAGACACTCGAAGACTGCGCACGGCGCGAACTCGTGGAGGAAGCAGGCGTGACAGCCGTCGGCCAGTTTCATTGGGTGGGGGCGCACGTCGGCATCGGGTATAAAGACCGGCCGTATAGGGACCATCTCCCGCACCCGTTGAAGGCTTGGGCTTGGGGCGTTGTGAGAGTAACGCATACGGGAAACCCTTCCAATCCGCCCGGTGCAGAGCAGATCGTGGAGGTCCGCAACGAGCCGATCGAGAATGCGAAAAAGCTTTTAGCCGAGCGCGACTATTGGTATCCAGCCCTCGTTGATGAGGCTGTAGCGCATTTGCGACAACAATGA
- a CDS encoding nucleoside hydrolase has protein sequence MTSSRQRRSVIIDCDAGVDDGLALAYCASVAPARIAAVTTVAGNNRAAVSARNVRLLLRLLGLPETIQVVAGAERMLHGRRPDTAELVHGDDGLGGQAEAMGLPEQAEAVQSAAAEFLVTYARSHGPVTIVALGPLTNLALALQRDRQLPDFIDQVVVMGGAVEHPGNGSPTAEANIRNDPQAANVVLNAGWNITMVPLDVTMQHRLTTWDAARLASSRNEAVRLLARASETYLTFHEGRHFAEREGALHDPVAMAVALRQVELSLAPHMHVVVDEREGLTYGMTIADGRRKYLGYPLNGNENCRVVLQLNDDFRPAFVDALMHLEPVAR, from the coding sequence ATGACTAGTTCACGACAGCGCCGATCGGTGATCATAGACTGCGATGCCGGCGTAGACGACGGCTTGGCTCTTGCATACTGCGCATCCGTGGCGCCCGCACGCATCGCTGCTGTCACGACCGTCGCAGGAAACAATCGAGCTGCTGTAAGCGCCCGGAACGTACGTCTCCTCCTGCGCCTGCTGGGGCTACCGGAAACGATTCAAGTCGTTGCGGGGGCGGAGCGAATGCTTCACGGGCGCAGGCCGGACACGGCTGAACTCGTTCACGGTGATGATGGCTTGGGAGGGCAGGCGGAAGCTATGGGCTTGCCTGAGCAGGCGGAAGCCGTGCAGTCAGCCGCAGCTGAGTTCCTCGTCACCTATGCGCGGTCCCACGGTCCTGTGACGATCGTCGCTCTCGGTCCACTCACGAACCTCGCTCTCGCCCTGCAGCGAGACCGTCAGCTGCCCGACTTCATCGATCAAGTCGTGGTGATGGGGGGGGCCGTCGAGCATCCCGGCAATGGAAGCCCCACTGCGGAGGCCAACATTCGCAACGACCCGCAGGCAGCCAATGTCGTTTTGAACGCTGGCTGGAACATCACGATGGTTCCTCTTGACGTCACCATGCAACACCGACTCACCACATGGGATGCCGCGCGTCTCGCGAGTTCTAGAAACGAAGCAGTACGCCTTCTCGCCAGGGCTTCCGAGACGTACTTGACTTTCCACGAGGGGCGCCACTTCGCTGAGCGTGAGGGGGCGCTCCACGACCCGGTGGCAATGGCAGTCGCGCTCCGTCAGGTCGAGCTATCCCTCGCGCCGCACATGCACGTCGTCGTTGACGAACGCGAAGGTTTGACGTACGGCATGACGATAGCTGACGGGAGACGCAAATATCTCGGCTACCCCCTGAATGGTAATGAGAATTGCCGGGTCGTGCTGCAGCTGAACGATGACTTCCGACCAGCCTTTGTTGATGCTCTGATGCACCTCGAGCCGGTTGCACGATGA
- a CDS encoding MFS transporter, which yields MNAGYGSVLRDTGALSFFVSAGLGRLGIAMTSLSLVWLVHEATGSFLQAGIVTGAFALCEAIVGPLLARLVDRYGQSKVLPAQVTVHLCLVVTLVLAARSAADVPVLVILAGGVGATIPQFGALSAARWSFLLRDTPSTLQRAFSLESIANGTVFLIGPVVVSILGASGLAVVSQLAAGGLIFVGGVSLALLVGTAPPTAAGRHTRARRARAFGQAVVALILMNLAIGAYFGSIQVSVTGFAVTAGQEGLAAVVFLVGSCAGLFGAFVYGRITFKGGPANRTVVLASIFAALTALLLLATNIPTLLPIVLVTELLVPPLLVNLSVLMERVADPNALTQAFTWANSASAAGAAVAASIAGALLDAHGRSGGFYVVIAGALLLAILAIVSRPAAMRALRERTGVES from the coding sequence ATGAACGCCGGATACGGATCAGTCCTGAGGGATACCGGAGCGTTGTCGTTCTTCGTCTCGGCCGGGCTGGGCCGGCTTGGGATCGCGATGACCAGCTTGTCACTCGTGTGGCTGGTGCACGAAGCAACCGGTTCTTTCCTTCAGGCGGGGATCGTGACAGGCGCGTTCGCTCTGTGTGAGGCGATCGTCGGCCCTCTACTTGCTCGACTTGTCGACCGGTACGGACAATCAAAGGTCCTTCCTGCTCAGGTCACCGTGCACCTCTGCCTCGTAGTGACGCTAGTGCTCGCTGCGCGTTCGGCCGCGGACGTTCCGGTTCTCGTGATTCTCGCCGGCGGCGTTGGTGCCACGATCCCGCAATTTGGCGCACTGTCAGCAGCGAGGTGGTCCTTCCTGCTACGCGACACCCCATCGACGCTACAGCGCGCATTCTCTCTCGAGTCGATTGCGAACGGGACCGTCTTCCTTATCGGACCAGTAGTGGTCAGTATCTTGGGCGCTTCCGGGCTGGCCGTAGTATCGCAGTTGGCTGCGGGAGGTTTGATCTTTGTTGGCGGCGTGAGCTTAGCGCTGCTTGTAGGCACGGCTCCTCCGACGGCGGCAGGCCGACACACCAGGGCTAGACGGGCACGCGCCTTTGGACAGGCTGTTGTGGCACTAATCTTGATGAATCTCGCAATTGGTGCTTACTTCGGCTCGATCCAGGTCTCCGTGACGGGATTTGCTGTCACGGCTGGACAAGAGGGCCTCGCAGCGGTGGTGTTTCTCGTAGGAAGCTGCGCCGGGCTGTTTGGCGCCTTCGTGTACGGCAGGATCACGTTCAAAGGCGGGCCTGCGAATCGAACAGTCGTTCTCGCTTCGATATTCGCGGCACTCACTGCACTACTGCTCCTGGCGACCAATATCCCCACACTCCTCCCGATTGTACTGGTCACCGAGCTGCTGGTGCCACCGTTGCTGGTGAACCTTAGTGTGTTGATGGAGAGGGTGGCCGACCCGAATGCTCTAACACAAGCGTTTACTTGGGCAAATTCGGCCAGCGCGGCTGGTGCCGCGGTAGCCGCATCGATCGCTGGGGCGTTGCTGGACGCGCACGGCCGGTCGGGCGGCTTCTACGTGGTCATCGCTGGAGCTCTGCTTCTCGCGATTCTGGCGATTGTGAGCAGACCTGCCGCTATGCGTGCCCTGCGGGAAAGAACGGGAGTTGAATCGTGA
- the glf gene encoding UDP-galactopyranose mutase, whose protein sequence is MLSCDVLVVGAGLYGLTAAVALARTGRNVAVIDKRDHVGGNAYSYRDKESGIEIHKYGSHIFHTSNERVWKFVSRYARMDRYEHRVFTRHAGRVYPMPISLATINQLYEASFSPHEARVQIKKDTEPYQSAVADSLEAKALAAIGPRLYDALIKSYTQKQWQTKPSELPADVITRLPVRYNYDTRYFSDKYQGLPIDGYGVMAERMASEEGVEVHLSEDFFDVRSSFSKGKTVGRIPVIYTGALDRYFDYSAGSLSWRTLDFEWHRFDVSDYQGTAVVNYADLDVPFTRSHEFKHYSPERHGQVEQTVVAHELSRFASPDDEPYYPVNSILDRERLRSYRTLASKERGVVFGGRLGSYKYLDMHMAIAAALHDVEFHFGAD, encoded by the coding sequence ATGCTGTCATGTGATGTCTTGGTGGTTGGAGCTGGTCTCTACGGCTTAACCGCCGCCGTAGCGCTGGCGCGAACGGGGCGCAACGTCGCGGTTATCGACAAGCGCGACCATGTTGGCGGTAACGCGTACAGTTACCGCGATAAAGAAAGCGGGATCGAGATTCACAAGTATGGATCGCACATCTTCCACACGTCTAACGAACGCGTATGGAAGTTCGTCTCCCGATACGCGCGGATGGACCGTTACGAGCACCGAGTCTTCACGAGGCACGCAGGAAGGGTGTATCCGATGCCGATCTCGTTGGCTACGATCAATCAACTCTACGAAGCCAGCTTTTCACCCCACGAGGCGAGGGTGCAGATCAAGAAGGATACCGAACCGTACCAATCGGCTGTTGCCGATTCGCTTGAGGCCAAGGCACTCGCGGCCATTGGTCCAAGATTATATGATGCGCTCATCAAGTCGTACACTCAGAAGCAATGGCAAACGAAGCCCTCCGAACTTCCAGCAGACGTGATCACCCGGCTGCCTGTCAGGTATAACTACGACACGCGCTACTTCAGCGACAAATACCAGGGGCTGCCGATAGATGGTTACGGGGTGATGGCGGAACGAATGGCGAGCGAGGAAGGTGTCGAGGTTCACCTTTCAGAAGATTTTTTTGATGTGAGGTCGAGCTTCAGTAAGGGAAAGACCGTTGGCCGTATTCCAGTCATCTACACTGGCGCCCTCGATCGATACTTTGACTACTCTGCAGGCTCGTTGTCCTGGCGGACTTTGGATTTCGAGTGGCACCGATTCGATGTTTCTGATTATCAAGGCACGGCAGTGGTGAACTATGCCGACCTTGATGTGCCGTTCACTCGCTCACATGAGTTCAAACACTACTCGCCAGAACGGCATGGCCAAGTTGAGCAGACCGTCGTGGCGCACGAGTTGTCGCGCTTTGCATCGCCAGACGATGAGCCGTACTACCCAGTGAATTCGATACTAGACCGCGAACGACTTCGAAGTTACCGGACCCTGGCATCTAAGGAACGCGGCGTCGTGTTCGGTGGGAGACTTGGGTCGTATAAATACCTAGACATGCATATGGCAATCGCGGCGGCTTTGCATGACGTCGAGTTTCACTTCGGAGCGGACTGA
- a CDS encoding NAD-dependent epimerase/dehydratase family protein produces the protein MTVLIIGGGGYIGSHIASELRRCGQDTLVADNWASGVRRLGNTVRAATVDITAPGASHQLAALMRTERVRVVFHLAALKSVEESVRDPRRYIEVNVAGTAAVLNAMSNAAVRKLVFASSAAVYAPIATGRVTIASPIGPVNPYGVSKLEAEGLIRTYTGRGIIDAVVLRFFNVAGCESPSLADLEGVSVMSQFCRAAANEGPLVVRGTDYRTADGSAVRDYIDVRDIADLHRRLAEDRAWPPGIRYSNVGRGLSVSVLELAQRVQALAPSKPPIISSANRAGDIEQMVSSREETQICEGWQPRYGLDDMIRATLEAQLVYASDGATPVPARTPEH, from the coding sequence ATGACTGTGCTGATCATCGGTGGGGGCGGCTACATCGGCTCGCACATCGCAAGCGAACTTCGTCGATGCGGCCAAGATACATTGGTCGCGGACAATTGGGCGTCCGGCGTCAGACGCCTGGGCAATACGGTGCGAGCAGCGACGGTCGATATAACAGCTCCAGGAGCGAGCCATCAACTCGCGGCACTTATGCGCACTGAGCGCGTTCGGGTCGTCTTCCACCTGGCAGCTCTGAAGAGTGTTGAGGAATCGGTGCGTGACCCGAGGCGCTACATCGAAGTGAACGTCGCGGGCACAGCGGCGGTTCTGAATGCGATGTCGAACGCCGCAGTCCGCAAGCTAGTATTTGCCTCCTCTGCGGCTGTTTATGCGCCGATAGCGACGGGGCGAGTGACAATAGCTTCACCTATTGGTCCAGTCAATCCCTACGGGGTGAGCAAGCTTGAGGCTGAAGGGTTGATTAGGACTTATACCGGGCGGGGAATAATAGACGCAGTCGTCCTGCGCTTTTTCAATGTCGCCGGGTGTGAGTCACCGTCTCTGGCCGACCTCGAGGGAGTGAGTGTTATGTCGCAGTTTTGCCGCGCTGCCGCCAACGAAGGCCCGCTAGTGGTTCGTGGAACGGACTACAGGACGGCAGACGGCTCGGCAGTGCGCGACTACATCGACGTTCGTGATATCGCTGACCTTCACCGGCGTTTGGCTGAGGACCGGGCTTGGCCGCCCGGTATTCGCTACAGTAATGTCGGCCGTGGCTTGAGCGTGTCTGTTCTCGAACTCGCTCAACGAGTACAAGCGCTGGCACCTTCTAAGCCACCAATTATCTCTAGTGCAAATCGCGCGGGTGACATCGAGCAGATGGTCTCGAGCAGGGAAGAGACTCAAATATGCGAAGGGTGGCAACCGCGCTATGGACTCGACGATATGATCCGCGCAACGTTGGAGGCCCAGCTGGTCTACGCGTCGGACGGCGCGACGCCAGTGCCGGCGCGGACACCTGAGCATTAA